A genome region from Lactobacillus sp. ESL0791 includes the following:
- a CDS encoding cellulase family glycosylhydrolase — MVNFKINSNVQTKFSHYWELCVGSSHAYTALRADYRQQLKKVHDELGFKYVRFHGIFDDEMSVCTEIFDFGGKSHGIVYNFSNIDNIIDFLLKIGMKPFLELGFMPSCIASDKGKIFPYGGNNSMPKSDEEWIDLIAKFTDHIVTRYGEKEVESWFFEVWNEPNLPLFFSGTQKDYFHLYEITVKTIKETDSKLKVGGPATSFNAWISKMVNFCEKNDVPLDFISTHHYPTDDPLWKSGMGITDFFKNNFDNDMTYHRGILREMAQKVKQEAKNYPVYYTEWNVSAFIGDVLHDEPYAAAMVAKTLADNDGLVDGYSFWTFSDIFEEQYQKPSVFHGGFGLQTYQGIEKPVYRIFEIFHHLGDTRLAVISYNSGATAELLAIKKGSNLQLLAYNHNVPNEKIEKQRILIDVAKPNLTTDCSLLRIDEDHANAKKYWQKLGEPTYVTETQAKNLHCASELKQETLKILNGKIELEMPIHSCAFVTIENYFA; from the coding sequence ATGGTAAATTTTAAAATAAATTCAAATGTTCAGACTAAATTTTCTCATTATTGGGAATTATGTGTTGGCAGTTCACACGCTTATACTGCTTTACGCGCCGATTATCGTCAACAATTAAAAAAAGTTCATGACGAATTGGGGTTTAAGTATGTTCGCTTTCATGGCATTTTTGACGATGAGATGAGTGTCTGCACTGAAATTTTTGATTTTGGCGGCAAGTCTCACGGTATTGTTTATAATTTTTCTAATATTGATAATATTATCGATTTTCTGCTGAAGATTGGTATGAAACCATTTTTAGAACTCGGCTTTATGCCAAGCTGTATTGCTTCTGACAAAGGGAAAATATTTCCTTATGGCGGAAATAATTCAATGCCTAAATCAGATGAAGAATGGATAGACTTGATCGCTAAATTTACAGATCATATTGTTACGCGGTATGGCGAAAAAGAAGTTGAATCCTGGTTTTTTGAAGTATGGAATGAACCTAACTTACCATTATTTTTTTCTGGAACGCAAAAAGACTACTTTCACTTGTATGAAATAACTGTCAAAACAATAAAGGAAACCGATTCAAAATTAAAAGTTGGCGGTCCGGCAACTTCATTCAATGCTTGGATATCTAAAATGGTAAATTTTTGTGAAAAAAATGATGTTCCACTGGACTTTATTTCCACGCATCACTATCCAACTGATGATCCTTTGTGGAAGAGTGGAATGGGAATAACTGATTTTTTTAAGAATAATTTTGACAATGATATGACTTATCATCGCGGAATTTTGCGTGAAATGGCACAAAAAGTTAAACAAGAAGCCAAAAATTATCCGGTCTATTATACTGAATGGAATGTATCAGCATTTATAGGGGACGTGCTTCATGATGAACCTTATGCCGCAGCCATGGTTGCAAAAACTTTAGCTGATAATGATGGATTGGTCGATGGCTATTCCTTTTGGACTTTTTCAGATATTTTTGAAGAGCAATACCAAAAGCCGAGTGTTTTTCATGGAGGGTTTGGCTTGCAAACTTATCAAGGAATTGAAAAACCAGTCTACCGTATTTTTGAGATTTTCCATCATTTGGGCGATACACGCCTGGCGGTTATAAGTTATAATTCAGGAGCGACTGCTGAACTTTTAGCAATTAAAAAAGGATCAAACTTACAGTTATTAGCGTATAACCATAATGTCCCTAACGAAAAAATTGAGAAACAAAGAATTTTAATTGATGTGGCAAAGCCTAATTTGACAACTGATTGTAGTTTGTTAAGAATTGATGAAGATCATGCCAATGCAAAAAAATATTGGCAAAAATTGGGCGAACCAACATATGTAACGGAAACTCAAGCGAAAAACTTACATTGTGCTTCTGAACTAAAACAAGAAACTTTAAAAATATTAAATGGCAAAATTGAATTGGAAATGCCGATTCATTCTTGTGCTTTCGTAACTATTGAAAATTATTTTGCTTAA